The DNA sequence TACACTGTAAGTTGAATTCTTTTTGGCATCTTGTTAGTGTTTATACAGTCATTTAATTTTCTTGTACCAAAAAAGTGGCAATTCTTTAAAACATGACTGGACTGTAGAGATATAGTCAGGGGGAGCTACAATCTCCGTTCGTCTTCTATCTGCATATATGTCCCTCTATATGTTTGTCTAAGTAATGCCAGTTATTTCTCTTATTTGCACCGTTAAATTTCTTTCTGATTAAACATTGGTCTATATTTTAGGTTTTAGTCGGTCACTTTTCTGTATGATTTTGAGCAGTTATAGCATTGACCAATTTATTGATCTGAATTCACTGATATATGTTGGTATAATCAGCTGCCAGATGGAAGGGTGATCAAAGTCGGCACTGAAAGGTTCCAGGCTCCCGAGGCTCTTTTCACACCTGTAATTTTCCAGTCTTTATGTGCTCTTTTCTGGATATTGTTTAATTTAAATTCTTCTCTAGTCAATCATATTACTTTTAGTAGTTGTTCACTACTAGAAACAGTTATCATTTCTTTAAAGTGATATTAGTACCTGCAACGCTGGTTTGTGGGAACCAAATTAGACATTTtggtaaatttggaggttttaAAATTCACAAGTATCTTCATTATACAGGAACTTATAGATGTTGAAGGTGATGGGATGGCTGACATGGTGTTCCGCTGCATTCAGGAAATGGATATTGACAATAGGATGATGGTACTAATTTGAATTGCATTTCAAATCAGCATTGATCAATTCTGTATTTGTTTGATGGGATTTGCAATTCCTCTATCAGTTCTAAATGAAGATTTCTTTAGTACAGCATGCTTTTTGTACCTAAACTTACCAGTATATAGTTTTAAAAGTGTAAATGGAATTCCTTGTTTGCAGCTTTACCAGCATATAGTTTTAAGTGGAGGGAGCACGATGTATCCTGGATTACCCAGTCGGTAAAATCTTAACCCTTCTTTGCATGACTTCTGATTGGTGTAGTTTTTGTCAAGGAATATTCAATGTGTATATCAAGTTTCTGTATGTTTGATAACTTTGAATGAAACTAAAACTACTCTTTAGTCCCAATCTTGGTCATTTATTATTGTTTTCCTACTTATGTGTCAAGAATCTGCAACGTCACTTCCTCAGTAGTATGAACCCATTTGCATTCTCACTCTCTCATCAAATACATATGAGATTAGATAACTTATATATGGAGTTTCAGAATCTCAAGTATGAGTTCCATGATCTCTTTTTGAAGACTGAACAAAGTGAACTCTTTTTCATTCTTGggcacttttttcttttctaaattaatgagaaatagaaattaGAAATTGATTAATTCTGACACTACTTTTGGTGTTTCTTCAGTTTGGAGAAAGAAATTTTGGATCGTTATCTCGACGTTGTTTTGAAGGGTAACAAAGATGGATTGAAGGTACGATATGTGTTATGTGTTTAATAGACTTGAAAGAGAAGAACCAGAGCATCAGAGAAATAGTTGGAACATAATGTTAATATTTAGTACTGAAATAACTGTGGTTAATCTCCTTAAAAAAATGTGCTGAGGTTGTGAGTAACTGAGTGGTTAAGCTTGGCCCACAAGTCATAATTATTTAAACTAGAAAAAGGACAATTATTAGAGAGAGTACAAGAAGTTTAATCTGGAATTATAAATTGAGTTCAAATGTTGTTTTCCTTGTGCTCTAACAGAAGTTGCGTTTGCGAATCGAAGATCCTCCTCGAAGAAAGCACATGGTGTATCTAGGTGGTGCAGTCCTTGCTGGAATCATGAAGGTACATGTCATTGATTGTTCTCTTTAGCACAGGTCAAGTTTGTGTATGATGTTATCTAAGAAACTTTCAATGGGGTGGTTACTACCTGCAGGATGCTCCTGAATTTTGGATTACAAGGGAGGATTATCTAGAAGAAGGAGTTGCTTGTCTAAGCAAGTGTGGTCAGGCATGACTTTCAAGGTCAGTTGCCACCCGCTtagctgttttgagtagttGGGCTGTACAAGCAAAACAATGAGAGAGCAAGACATTATCATGTCAGATGGTCCTCTCAGTAGTACCACATGGCTGGAAAATAGATAAGAATGTAGAAACTAATGGTGTTTGTGTGATAAGAATCGGCCAAGGCATTAAGAGTTATATCCTGATGGCTGGAatataaaacaaacaaacaatgtAGAAATTATTctgtattttttaaattttaattgtgGTTTGGCACAGTGAGGTTCAAGCTTTTGCTATATAACAGCTTGCACAGAGTTATAAATTAAGTGATTCGAACATGAATTTTCTGTGCGGTTaatattctttctgttatgcCGAGATCCTTACTTTTCCGATGAATGGTTGTGTCTCTGTCCTTGCTAAGCCTGTATTTTGAATTTTGCAGCAGATCAgaatttctagttttcttttcaTGTGCACAGTAAATTTAAGATTTTAGGTACAGTGTTTACTCTAAATACTTGCAATTAAGACGTGATTACAGCAGTTCACCGATTATATTAACTGTAGAAGCATCTTCCTTCATCTAGATGAATTTGGTACAGAGAAACTGAGGAAAATGGGAAATGGATTAACTAAACAGCTCATCTATCATTAAAAATAAACCAAGGTAatcatcaaaaaaataaaaataaaacgaTAAActaattttcttatattttactTTCGCTGGAAACCAAATATCTCTCCTTCACGCATGTCACTGTGTCCGTTAAAAAGCAACCTAGTACTTAATGAGACGAAGTTTGCTgtctttttacctttttttgttttttgttttgttttaaattgtttTTGGACTGGTAAATTGGCGTTTTCGTATTCATCAGTTTATGGAAAGATGGTATATCTTGTTAAACCAAGTAAGAGAGTTTTGGAGGCCAACCCCACCCATAATGGATTCCTTGTCTGGTAGGTTAGGTCACAGTACCAGTAACCTACTCTCAcccattttctatttttctgcATACATTACTAAATGAAATGAAGACTCTGTCCAATAAACACCACTCTAAAACAGAACACCTGCAATTCCATATCATTTGCCAAAATCATTCGTGTCATACATGCACCATCTGGTTTCAGATTTCAGACACAACTACCTATCCCTTTCACATTATATTAATCTTCTCAGATAAGTAACACAGCTTCATTATAAGCAAGGCCCAGCCATTCACTTTCTATATTACAGCTCCCTAATTGAGTTCTGAGCATTCCCTTCAGTTATTTCGAGAACTATCTTCTTCTGCTTGCAAACATGGTTTGTTTTCTCAAAAGCAAAAGATGCATATTAAGATTATAAGTCATATATTGTGCATTTGTTTTCATTCCACTTTTCGAGCTTCCAATTCTTACCAATCTTGCCTTTTGTTCTCtactttttttttgacattatGGTTCAGGTTGTGGAAGCTGGAGATTCTGCTGCAATGAACAACTCCAGTGGGAATGTGTTCCAACTCAAAGTGAAGCAAGGAGAGCCAACTCTGGTTTCCCCTGCAGAAGAAACAGACAAGGGTTTGTACTTCCTCTCTAACCTCGACCAAAACATTGCGGTCACTGTTCGAACTATTTATTGTTTCAAGTCAGATGAGAAAGATAATAGCAAGGCAGGGGAAGTGATCAAGAATGCTCTCAAAAAGGTTCTTGTCCACTATTACCCCCTTGCTGGGCGCCTGTCAATCAGCTCGGAAGGAAAGCTCATTGTAGATTGCACCGGAGAAGGAGCTGTTTTCGTTGAGGCAGAAGCAGATTGTACAATAGAAGATATTGGAGACATAACAAAACCTGATCCGGAGACTCTTGGAAAGCTGGTCTATGACATTCCTGGTGCCAAGAACATACTAGAAGTGCCTCCTCTTGTGGCCCAGGTATGTAAACCTCTACCTCAACACACTTGATCATTTCTTTTCACCAAAATACAACACTTGGTACCTTACTTCTTATGACATTTAGGTGACAAAATTCAAATGCGGAGGGTTTTCTCTTGGCCTGTGCATGAACCACTGTATGTTTGATGGCATTGGGGCTATGGAGTTTGTGAACTCATGGGGAGAGACTGCGAGAGGTTTGCCATTAACAGTTGTTCCGTTCATAGACAGAAGCATACTCAAAGCACGAAACCCACCTAAGATAGAGCACCTGCACCAAGAGTTCTCTGAGATTATTGATGGCAATTCTAGCCTTAACTCTTCTGAAGTTGATGAAGACAAGATGCTGTATAGGTCCTTCTGTTTTGACACTGAGAAGCTCGAAAAGCTGAAAACTAAAGCCAGGGAAGACGGCGCTCTTGACAAGTGCTCTACATTTGAAGCCCTCTCAGCATTTGTGTGGAAAGCTCGGACTAGAGCCCTGAGACTCTTGCCTGAACAACAAATCAAGCTCTTGTTTGCTGTTGATGGGAGGCATAAGTTCAACCCACCACTCCCAAACGGGTACTTTGGGAATGGCATTGTGTTGACACATGCAATCTGTGAAGCAGGTGATCTGCTGGAAAAGCCACTGTCACATGCGGTTGGGCTTGTTCAAGATGCCATCAAGATGGTCACTGACAGTTACATGAGATCAGCCATTGACTATTTCGAAGCAACGAGAGCTAGGCCTTCTTTGTCCTCTACTCTTTTGATCACAACTTGGTCTCGGCTTTCATTTTACACCACTGACTTTGGTTGGGGAGAGCCTATACTCTCAGGTCCAGTGGCTTTGCCGGAGAAGGAGGTGATCTTATTCCTGTCTCATGGGACAGAGAAGAAAAGCATTAACGTGCTTTTGGGTCTTCCAGCTTCTGCCATGAAGGTCTTTCAAGAACTGATGAATATGTAGATCAACAGCAAGAATTGTTTTTTCCTATGTAAGCTATTATATTTCGTGATTCACTACTACTTTGTAATGTGATGGTTTCTTATGGACTGCTGTTATGTTCTGATAAAAGATAGACGGTCCATGATGTTAATAATTTTCTTCCGGGTGCTTAAATTGAGAGTCCTGGTATTTGTTCTGTTCTACTTATGTCAGTGGCTCCTAAATATGTTTTGTCCAtttcaaaaagaaacaaattcaaGCTATCTATGTTAGAGCAATCGAAGTGTTCCTAGACGATGTGGGAAACAGGACTTGGCCTAGATTACTTCTCTGATTTAGTACAAGCAATCTGAGACTGGTGAAGAGATGAGCCTCCATTGTCATGGGATGTAAGCACCACATTTGGAAGATATGTATACTTCATGAATGCTCTGTGAACTCAAGAGGCAAAGACAGTTGAACTTTGGACTTGCCAATGcaatttacccaaaacacttggTCACTTGGACGTAGTACAATCAATCAAAAGCTAGCGAACGGAGAATCTCTTGCACGATCGTGATAGTCTCTAGATTGATCTAGAAGTTTTTATATTGTAAATGTGACCAAATTGTTtgtccatgttttttttttttttttgtcaaatgtAACGTGTTTTTTATGAGCTTTACGTGCATTACCTTATAAGGATCATAAAAAAAACATTAGAAATAACGGTCATACGATTAAAACCCGCCCTAATGCTGTGCGCGAGAGCCTCATGTTAAGAGTCGAATAGAAGTTTTATATGCAAAAGTCTTTTCTACCCTTATTACTTGAGTGAGCAGATAAACTTTCTAATTCGACTCTTAACACACACTTGGGTGAGCAATAAAGTTTCTAAGTTGGATTTAGTGCAGAGTAAAcaagtttttcattttcttcataAGTTTAACTTGCAATATTTTTCATATTCCAATAGTGTTtctctgcaaaaaaaaaaaaaaacaaaatttctactaTACACACATGTATGGCAAACATACAGGATTTGACAATGTATAAGCTATAAATAAATAGTTGAGAGAGGAAGGCTATTTATAACATACACAGCGTCAAATTGTGTATTTATATCATTCATGCGTGTATAGATATAGATAGAACTTCCCAAGCAAAAATACTTTACTTTTGATATCACTCCAAAGTCCAAAGTAGATGGACCAAACTAGCTAGATGGActttttgtaattttggttctttACCCTTCATAGAAAGGGTAGTTTAGGAAGTTTCACATCCCACCGCCCTGTAATATCCAAGCCGAGGCCGAAGCCccaaactcaaaaacaaaaagaaaacaacccGCTAAGGCTTTAAGCCTTAAAGCCTTGGTCTTCGTGGTTTGGGAGAACCCGAGTCCGACTCCGAATCCAATTTGGTCTGCGTCGCCTTCGTTCCAACTGAACCCTACTTTCCGACCCAACATTGATTCCATGGTACAACTCCTCCTGCGCGCTACCTTTACCCGCCACTGATTGGCTCATTCCCTGGTAAGGTCACCACTCTTAAGCTTTAGGGCTTCAAATTCTTACCGCCTCTGTTTTTTATTCGGTTAATTTCGACTGACTCTAGGGCTCTAGCTGTACTCTCA is a window from the Rosa chinensis cultivar Old Blush chromosome 2, RchiOBHm-V2, whole genome shotgun sequence genome containing:
- the LOC112188463 gene encoding omega-hydroxypalmitate O-feruloyl transferase, whose protein sequence is MVVEAGDSAAMNNSSGNVFQLKVKQGEPTLVSPAEETDKGLYFLSNLDQNIAVTVRTIYCFKSDEKDNSKAGEVIKNALKKVLVHYYPLAGRLSISSEGKLIVDCTGEGAVFVEAEADCTIEDIGDITKPDPETLGKLVYDIPGAKNILEVPPLVAQVTKFKCGGFSLGLCMNHCMFDGIGAMEFVNSWGETARGLPLTVVPFIDRSILKARNPPKIEHLHQEFSEIIDGNSSLNSSEVDEDKMLYRSFCFDTEKLEKLKTKAREDGALDKCSTFEALSAFVWKARTRALRLLPEQQIKLLFAVDGRHKFNPPLPNGYFGNGIVLTHAICEAGDLLEKPLSHAVGLVQDAIKMVTDSYMRSAIDYFEATRARPSLSSTLLITTWSRLSFYTTDFGWGEPILSGPVALPEKEVILFLSHGTEKKSINVLLGLPASAMKVFQELMNM